From Hypanus sabinus isolate sHypSab1 chromosome 26, sHypSab1.hap1, whole genome shotgun sequence:
ttctcaacccccttctcttagacaatagacaataggtgcagaagtagaccattcggcccctcgagtctgcaccgccattctgagatcatggctgatcattcactatcaatacccagtccctgccttgtccccatatcccttgattcccctatccatcagatatctatctagctccctcttgaaagcatccagagaattggcctccaccatcttctgaggcagtgcattccacacctgcacaactctctgggagaagaagctcttcctcaactctgttttaaataactgacctcttattcttaatccatgccctctggtactggactctcccaacatctcttgctttctccccaccgcttttgatgccctgatcacTCAAGAACAACTTAACCCCACTTTAAATATTGACTTTGCCTGCACAGCCATccgccaatgaattccacagattcactgtccACTAGCTAAAGAAAATTTTGCAAtgtctattctaaatggatgttctctATTCGGAGGCTTaaccctctggtccaagactttaccccactataggaaacatcctctccatatctattccatcttggcctttcaatattcgatagatttcaaagagacccccccccccattcttcaaaactccaatgagtcagacccagagccatcaaacgaccCTCATATGTCTTTCCTGGATCCTCAGAtgtgaaccctttcattcctgggttcctggaccctctccaatcctggcatatattttctcagataagggggccaaaactgctcacagtactccaagtgcagtctgaataATGCCTCGTAAGACTTCAGTATGACATCCTGGCTTTTGTTTTCTAGTTCTAGTCTAAGTGCACCCTAATATTTTATACAATGACAATGACTTCCGGACTCTTGTACTCAAAGCCCTAGCCAATAAAGGCAAGCACATTGGACAATTTCCCACCCATGCTTTGTTCCTTCCATGGAGCTATAGACTGATATCCTGTACCCAAAGGATTATagtcttcaggagagggaaatcagaggtggagatagttagcaactttaaattccttcatGTTATtatctcagaagacctgtcctggacccatcctataaatgtaattgcaaagaaagcacgacagctcctctacttccttagaagtctgCAGAGATTCGACGTGACATTAGaaagtttgacaaacttctatagctgtgtagcagtacaaaagcctcaggaccaccaggttcaagaacagttactacctcttaaccatcaggctcttgtgcGAAAGGGAACTACttcactcatctattgagatttTCTGGGGTTCATGCGCATGTGCACTGTGAAAGTGAGTTGAGTTGATCTTTGCCTGAATGGCTGCACTCATGAAACGTATCATTAGCACCGGCAAGGCACCGGGAGCAATCGGTCCCTACAGTCAAGCTGTAGTGGTGGACCGAACCATGTACATTTCTGGGCAGTTGGGACTAGACCCTGCAACTGGGCAACTTGTACCTGGAGGAACATCACAGGAAGCCAAGCAGGCTCTAATCAACATGGGAGAAATCCTCAAAGCTGCAAACTGTGACTATgataatgttgcaaaaacaacaaTTCTGCTGGCAGACATCAATGACTTCAACTGTGTAAATGAAGTTTACAAGCAATATTTCAGAAGCAACTTCCCAGCCAGAGCAGCCTATCAGGTTGCAGCATTGCCACGGGGAGGTCGAGTTGAGGTTGAAGCTGTGGCTGTTTTGGGACCTATTGTGAATGGGCCCTTGGACCAGAAATTATAAACCAGGGTCAATTCTTTGGGGATATAATACACACAACAAGGGAAGACACAGCTTCTTGATTTTATTGATGCCTTGTAAACACTGTATGGATCAATGGTATAATAAAAAGCAAGAATTCAAATcactacaaaaaaaaagattttctcACAACCACTTATCTTACTCTGTAGACTAGTTATtttatgttctcattatttattgccatgtatttatttttttcaatttcaCATCTAtcttctatgctctacttgatctttcattgattctgttatagttactgttcaatagatttgctgaatatgcctgccgataaaagaatctcagggttgtggtgatatatacagtatgtaccctgataataaaattactttgaactttgatatcctACACTGTATACTTTTCTCTTGCATGTGACCTCcaaacataaaaattactgtaaataaCAATAACTAAAGTAACTAGTGTAAAGGAGGAATTGCACGGTGatgttcatagaccattcagaaaactgatggtagTCTCACCCCATATGGAGTAGTTTCTCACCCCTGGAACTTTGCTTCTTTAGGGAGGTCCTAAAGGGGATTTGTAGCCAATCAGAATAGCTAGGGAGAGAGACCACCATGGCTGTCTGCATTTGGAGATGGGTAagatatttaatatttttcaaTGTTAAAAGATCAAGGAAGCCAAGGAGCTGAGGTGAATAAGTTGTGATCTCTTGGACCACAGACAAATTACCAAAGatgctgataaatccccagggcctgaccacATACCAGGTGTACCTCAATGAAGCATGCTTTGCCTACTGCTCTAACTTCTTGACACTCATGAgagtgtgactaggcatagctcaaagaGCATCTATAGATTCACCAATgttattggcagaatctcagatggtgacaagaaggtgTGCTGTTGCGAGATAGaccagctggttgaatggtgtcgtAACAAGAACCCTTCATTTAACATTGGTAAGATCaatgaattgattgtggacttcagaaaggggaacgCACAATGATCCTCATCGAGGGTCAGCAGTAGAAAGGATaagtattttcagcatctgtgaaGATCAATACTGGACCTAACATATTGACGCAATGATGAAGAAGGCACAACACGAGCTGTATTTCATTGGAACAAATTTCAGtagatgtatcgtggagagcattctaactgatagCATCATTTTCTGGTGTGCAGCTGCACAAGCACAGGATCAGAGGAAGCTGCAGAGCTGAGAGAGACAGATACCACCTGCATTTCGACAACTCACTATGTTCCAATCCTATGTATCTACTTCCGCATAGACTCACTCAGTTATTCCTGGATGTTTTACTGCCTGAGCTGTGCAAGCAGAGGAAGGGAAAACCCGTTGTACATTGTGCTGAActttcaacctactctaagatcaatctagctcCTCACTTCAACAAAGTCCATTTTCCTAcgaccatgtgcctatctgaaagtttcttaaatgctcctatGATAACTGACCCTACAATGCACACAGCATTCTTTGTGTacaaaaacttgcctctgacatcctccaATCGTAAAATTATGCTCCTGTGAAGTAACCATTTCACCCTGGGGGATAAagtgtctggctgtccacttgatctaggcCTCATATTATCTCTATCaaataacctatcatcctccgtcactccaacgAGAAAAGCCCTTGCTCTCTAGTCCAAGcatcattctggtaaatctcatctgtagcctctctaaagctttgatgtccttcctacagtgaggtaaCCTGcccagtgttttatagagctgcaacattacttcacagctcttgaactcaatcctctgaATAATGAATACCAACACATCACACAAAGAACTTAGCACAGTGAAGCACAGGATCGGGCCAtttagcccacagtgttgtggcaaaccagctaaaaaaaaatatatcaaaaatcacccaaacactaatccctcctacctacaccataacc
This genomic window contains:
- the LOC132381830 gene encoding 2-iminobutanoate/2-iminopropanoate deaminase-like codes for the protein MAALMKRIISTGKAPGAIGPYSQAVVVDRTMYISGQLGLDPATGQLVPGGTSQEAKQALINMGEILKAANCDYDNVAKTTILLADINDFNCVNEVYKQYFRSNFPARAAYQVAALPRGGRVEVEAVAVLGPIVNGPLDQKL